Proteins encoded together in one Pseudomonas sp. TCU-HL1 window:
- a CDS encoding acyl-CoA dehydrogenase family protein has product MIPRTLFSSDHELFRDSVRKFLEQEAVPYHHQWEKDGHIDRALWNKAGEAGMLCSHVPEEYGGMGADFLYSAVVIEEIGRLGLTGIGFSLHSDIVAPYILHYGSEAQKQKYLPKLVSGELVTAIAMTEPGAGSDLQGVKTTAVLDGDDYVINGSKTFITNGFLADLVIVVAKTDPKAGAKGTSLFLVEASTPGFAKGKRLEKVGMKAQDTSELFFQDVRVPKANLLGQAGMGFAYLMQELPQERLTVGIGALASAEAALSWTLDYTRERKAFGKSVAEFQNTRFKLAEMATEIQIGRVFVDRCLELHLNGKLDVPTAAMLKYWGTDLQCKVLDECVQLHGGYGFMWEYAVARAWADARVQRIYAGTNEIMKEIIARSLV; this is encoded by the coding sequence ATGATTCCGAGAACCCTGTTCAGCTCCGATCACGAACTCTTCCGCGACAGCGTACGCAAGTTCCTCGAGCAGGAAGCCGTGCCTTACCACCACCAATGGGAGAAGGACGGCCACATCGACCGCGCCCTGTGGAACAAGGCGGGTGAGGCCGGGATGCTGTGTTCGCACGTTCCGGAAGAATATGGCGGCATGGGGGCTGACTTCCTGTACAGCGCGGTGGTGATCGAAGAAATCGGCCGTCTGGGCCTGACTGGCATCGGTTTCTCCCTGCATTCCGACATCGTCGCGCCCTACATCCTTCATTACGGTTCCGAAGCGCAGAAGCAGAAGTACCTGCCCAAACTGGTCAGCGGTGAACTGGTGACCGCCATTGCCATGACCGAGCCCGGCGCCGGCTCTGACCTGCAGGGCGTGAAGACCACCGCTGTACTGGATGGCGACGACTACGTCATCAACGGTTCCAAGACCTTCATCACCAACGGTTTCCTGGCGGATCTGGTGATTGTGGTGGCGAAAACCGACCCGAAGGCCGGCGCCAAAGGCACTAGCCTGTTCCTGGTCGAAGCGAGCACACCGGGCTTCGCCAAGGGCAAGCGCCTGGAGAAAGTGGGCATGAAGGCCCAGGACACCTCCGAGCTGTTCTTCCAGGATGTGCGTGTGCCCAAGGCGAACCTGTTGGGGCAGGCGGGAATGGGCTTCGCCTATCTGATGCAGGAGCTGCCTCAGGAACGCCTGACGGTGGGTATCGGCGCCCTGGCTTCGGCCGAGGCGGCGCTGAGCTGGACGCTGGACTACACCCGTGAACGCAAGGCGTTCGGGAAGTCCGTGGCCGAGTTCCAGAACACGCGCTTCAAGCTGGCCGAGATGGCCACGGAGATCCAGATCGGTCGCGTATTCGTCGATCGGTGCCTGGAGCTGCACCTCAATGGCAAGCTCGATGTGCCGACCGCGGCGATGCTCAAGTACTGGGGCACGGATCTGCAGTGCAAGGTGCTGGACGAATGCGTCCAGCTGCACGGCGGTTACGGATTCATGTGGGAATACGCGGTTGCGCGGGCCTGGGCGGATGCCCGGGTGCAGCGAATCTACGCAGGGACCAACGAGATCATGAAGGAAATCATTGCCCGCTCGCTGGTTTGA
- the cysN gene encoding sulfate adenylyltransferase subunit CysN: MSHQSDLISEDILAYLAQHERKELLRFLTCGNVDDGKSTLIGRLLHDSKMIYEDHLEAITRDSKKVGTTGDDVDLALLVDGLQAEREQGITIDVAYRYFSTAKRKFIIADTPGHEQYTRNMATGASTCDLAIILVDARYGVQTQTRRHSYIASLLGIKHIVVAINKMDLKDFDQGVFESIKADYLQFAERIKLNPTSIHFVPMSALKGDNVVNKSERSPWYTGQSLMEILETVEIAGDRNVSDMRFPVQYVNRPNLNFRGFAGTLASGIVRKGDDVVALPSGKGSRVKSIVTYEGELEQAGPGQAITLTLEDEIDVSRGDMLVHADNRPVVTDSFDAMLVWMAEEPMLPGKKYDIKRATSYVPGSIPSIAHKVDVNTLEETAASSLQLNEIAKVKISLDAPVALDGYEQNRTTGAFIVIDRLTNGTVGAGMIIADPQAGRNVDGHHGKQAHVSREERSARFGQQPATVLFSGLSGAGKSTLAYAVERKLFDMGRAVYVLDGQNLRHDLNKGLPQDRVGRTENWRRAAHVARQFNEAGLLTLAAFVAPDAEGREQARALIGADRLITVYVQASPQACRERDPQGLYAAGQDNIPGESFPYDIPLDADLVIDTQSIDVEEGVKRVLELLRSRGAI, translated from the coding sequence ATGAGCCACCAATCCGATCTGATCAGCGAGGACATCCTCGCCTACCTGGCCCAGCACGAACGCAAGGAACTGCTGCGCTTCCTCACGTGCGGCAACGTCGACGACGGCAAGAGCACCCTGATCGGGCGCCTGCTGCACGACTCCAAGATGATCTATGAAGATCACCTGGAAGCCATTACCCGCGACTCCAAGAAAGTCGGCACCACCGGCGATGACGTCGATCTGGCGCTGCTGGTGGACGGCCTGCAGGCCGAGCGCGAGCAAGGCATCACCATCGACGTGGCGTACCGCTACTTCAGCACCGCCAAGCGCAAATTCATCATCGCCGACACCCCCGGCCATGAGCAGTACACCCGCAACATGGCCACCGGCGCGTCCACCTGCGACCTGGCCATCATCCTGGTCGACGCTCGTTACGGTGTTCAGACCCAGACCCGCCGGCACAGTTACATCGCCTCCTTGCTGGGTATCAAACACATCGTCGTCGCCATCAACAAGATGGACCTGAAAGACTTCGACCAAGGCGTGTTCGAGAGCATCAAGGCCGACTACCTGCAGTTTGCCGAACGCATCAAGCTCAACCCCACCTCGATCCACTTCGTGCCGATGTCGGCCCTGAAGGGCGACAACGTGGTGAACAAGAGCGAGCGCTCGCCCTGGTACACCGGTCAGTCGCTCATGGAAATCCTTGAAACCGTGGAAATCGCCGGCGACCGCAATGTCTCCGATATGCGCTTCCCGGTGCAGTACGTGAACCGTCCTAACCTGAACTTCCGCGGCTTCGCCGGCACCCTTGCCAGCGGCATCGTGCGCAAGGGTGACGATGTGGTGGCCCTGCCGTCCGGCAAGGGCAGTCGGGTCAAGTCCATCGTCACCTACGAAGGCGAACTGGAGCAGGCCGGTCCCGGTCAGGCCATTACCCTGACCCTGGAAGACGAGATCGACGTGTCTCGCGGCGACATGCTGGTGCATGCCGACAACCGTCCCGTTGTGACCGACAGCTTCGACGCCATGCTGGTGTGGATGGCCGAGGAACCCATGCTTCCGGGCAAGAAGTACGACATCAAGCGCGCGACCAGCTATGTGCCGGGCTCCATCCCGAGCATTGCGCACAAGGTGGACGTGAACACTCTTGAGGAGACTGCGGCCAGCAGCCTGCAGCTGAACGAGATTGCCAAGGTCAAGATCAGCCTGGATGCGCCCGTTGCCCTCGACGGCTACGAGCAGAACCGCACCACCGGTGCCTTCATCGTCATCGACCGTTTGACCAATGGCACCGTTGGTGCCGGCATGATCATCGCCGACCCGCAAGCCGGCCGAAACGTCGATGGCCATCATGGCAAGCAGGCTCACGTATCCCGCGAGGAGCGTTCCGCGCGCTTCGGCCAGCAGCCGGCGACCGTGCTGTTCAGCGGCCTTTCCGGCGCCGGCAAGAGCACCCTGGCCTATGCCGTGGAGCGCAAGCTGTTCGACATGGGGCGTGCCGTCTATGTGCTGGATGGCCAGAACCTGCGTCACGACCTGAACAAGGGGCTGCCGCAGGATCGTGTCGGGCGCACCGAGAACTGGCGCCGCGCGGCTCACGTCGCGCGTCAGTTCAACGAAGCCGGCCTGCTGACCCTGGCCGCGTTCGTGGCTCCAGATGCCGAAGGTCGCGAGCAGGCCAGGGCGCTGATCGGTGCCGACCGCCTGATCACCGTCTACGTTCAGGCATCACCCCAGGCATGCCGCGAGCGTGACCCGCAGGGCCTGTACGCTGCCGGTCAGGACAACATCCCCGGTGAGTCCTTCCCGTATGACATCCCGCTGGATGCGGACCTGGTGATCGATACCCAGTCCATCGATGTGGAAGAGGGTGTGAAGCGGGTGCTGGAGCTGCTGCGTTCTCGCGGCGCGATCTAA
- the rpsI gene encoding 30S ribosomal protein S9 codes for MSATQNYGTGRRKTATARVFLRPGTGKISINNRSLDTFFGRETARMVVRQPLELTETVEKFDIYVTVVGGGVSGQAGAIRHGITRALIEYDETLRSSLRKAGYVTRDAREVERKKVGLRKARKRPQYSKR; via the coding sequence ATGTCGGCTACTCAAAACTACGGCACCGGCCGTCGTAAGACTGCTACCGCTCGCGTCTTCCTGCGCCCGGGCACTGGCAAGATCTCCATCAACAACCGCAGCCTGGATACTTTCTTCGGCCGCGAAACCGCTCGCATGGTCGTGCGTCAGCCGCTGGAGCTGACCGAGACTGTCGAGAAGTTCGATATCTACGTCACCGTCGTTGGCGGTGGTGTAAGCGGTCAGGCGGGCGCGATCCGCCACGGCATCACCCGCGCTCTGATCGAATACGACGAGACTCTGCGCAGCTCGCTGCGTAAGGCCGGCTACGTGACTCGCGATGCTCGCGAAGTTGAACGTAAGAAGGTCGGTCTGCGTAAAGCGCGTAAGCGTCCGCAGTACTCCAAGCGTTAA
- a CDS encoding alpha/beta hydrolase — protein sequence MRENPLLLDGPCGQLEALHLDLPEARGLALICHPNPVQGGTMLNKVVSTLQRTARDAGYSTLRFNYRGVGASAGSHDMGTGEVDDAEAAARWFCAQHPELPLTLLGFSFGGFVAASLAGRLEREGVDVPRLFMVAPAVMRMTADNPLPEGGELTVIQPDTDEVVPPQAVYDWSAGLARPHELLKVAECGHFFHGKLTDLKDLVLPRL from the coding sequence ATCCGCGAAAACCCTCTTCTGCTCGACGGTCCCTGCGGCCAGCTCGAGGCGCTGCACCTTGATCTGCCTGAGGCCAGGGGCCTGGCGCTGATCTGCCATCCCAATCCGGTGCAAGGCGGCACCATGCTCAACAAAGTGGTTTCCACCCTGCAACGTACGGCCCGAGACGCGGGTTACAGCACGCTGCGCTTCAATTACCGGGGCGTCGGCGCCAGTGCCGGCAGCCATGACATGGGCACTGGCGAAGTGGATGACGCCGAAGCCGCGGCCCGCTGGTTCTGCGCTCAACACCCGGAGCTGCCGCTGACCCTGCTCGGTTTTTCCTTTGGCGGCTTCGTAGCTGCCAGCCTGGCTGGCCGACTGGAGCGCGAGGGCGTCGACGTGCCTCGCCTGTTCATGGTGGCGCCGGCAGTGATGCGCATGACTGCCGACAACCCGCTGCCCGAGGGCGGTGAGCTGACCGTGATCCAGCCCGACACCGATGAAGTCGTGCCGCCCCAGGCGGTGTATGACTGGTCCGCGGGCCTCGCACGCCCCCATGAGCTGCTGAAAGTGGCAGAATGCGGGCACTTCTTCCACGGCAAGCTGACCGATCTCAAGGACCTGGTCCTGCCGCGTCTCTGA
- a CDS encoding NADP(H)-dependent aldo-keto reductase encodes MEYRQLGRTDLKVSSLCLGTMTWGEQNTESEAFAQIERAKGYGINFMDTAEMYPVPPRAETYSATETIIGNWFAKHRDRADWVLASKVAGPGNGISHIRGGNLKHNRQHITTALDASLKRLQTDWIDLYQLHWPERSTNFFGQLGYQHKEEDFTPLQETLEVLGEQVKGGKIRHIGLSNETPWGTMKFLQLADQLGLPRAVSIQNPYNLLNRSFEVGLAEVAMREQCGLLAYSPMAFGMLSGKYENGAHPAHARITLFSRFTRYTNPQSRSACSRYVQLAREHGLDPAQMALAFVTAQPFVTSNIIGATSMEQLESNLRSTELKLSEGVLDAIAAIHKDQPNPAP; translated from the coding sequence ATGGAATACCGCCAACTTGGCCGCACCGACCTCAAAGTCAGCAGCCTTTGCCTGGGCACCATGACCTGGGGCGAGCAGAACACCGAGTCGGAAGCCTTCGCCCAGATCGAACGCGCCAAAGGCTACGGCATCAATTTCATGGACACGGCGGAGATGTACCCGGTACCGCCCCGCGCGGAAACCTACAGCGCCACCGAAACCATCATAGGCAACTGGTTCGCCAAGCATCGCGACCGTGCCGACTGGGTCCTGGCGAGTAAGGTGGCCGGCCCGGGGAATGGCATCAGCCATATCCGCGGCGGCAACCTCAAACACAATCGCCAGCACATCACCACCGCGCTGGATGCCAGCCTCAAACGCCTTCAGACCGACTGGATCGACCTCTACCAACTGCACTGGCCCGAGCGCAGCACCAATTTCTTCGGCCAGCTCGGTTATCAGCACAAGGAAGAAGATTTCACGCCGCTTCAGGAAACCCTCGAAGTGCTCGGCGAGCAGGTCAAGGGGGGCAAGATCCGCCACATCGGCCTGTCCAACGAAACGCCCTGGGGCACCATGAAATTCCTCCAGCTCGCCGATCAGCTCGGCCTGCCGCGCGCCGTCTCCATCCAGAACCCCTACAACCTGCTCAACCGCAGCTTTGAGGTGGGCCTGGCAGAAGTGGCAATGCGCGAGCAATGCGGTCTGCTGGCCTACTCGCCGATGGCCTTTGGCATGCTTTCCGGCAAGTACGAGAATGGCGCACACCCGGCCCATGCGCGGATCACCCTGTTCAGCCGCTTCACCCGCTACACCAATCCGCAATCCCGCTCGGCCTGCTCGCGCTATGTGCAACTGGCCCGCGAGCACGGCCTGGATCCGGCACAAATGGCGCTGGCGTTCGTCACCGCGCAACCCTTCGTGACCAGCAACATCATCGGCGCCACGTCGATGGAGCAGCTCGAATCGAATCTGCGCAGCACGGAGCTGAAACTCTCGGAGGGCGTGCTGGACGCGATCGCCGCCATCCACAAGGACCAGCCGAACCCGGCACCTTGA
- a CDS encoding YhcB family protein, which yields MEQSLTVWLLPAFALLAGIGIGFLIARIVPNAAPNRTQRQLDDLQERFDTYQSEVVTHFNTTASLVKKLTQSYQEVQEHLSEGANRLALDELTRQRLLAALHADEAASPRERLTPPKSNEAPKDYAPKSPDAPGTLDETFGLKGKY from the coding sequence GTGGAACAGTCGCTCACCGTCTGGTTGTTACCAGCCTTCGCCCTGCTCGCCGGTATCGGTATCGGTTTCCTGATCGCCCGGATCGTGCCCAACGCGGCCCCGAACCGGACGCAGCGTCAGCTGGATGATCTGCAGGAACGATTCGATACCTACCAGAGCGAGGTGGTCACCCACTTCAACACTACCGCCAGCCTGGTGAAGAAGCTCACCCAGAGCTACCAGGAAGTGCAGGAGCACCTCTCTGAAGGTGCCAATCGCCTGGCCCTGGACGAACTGACCCGCCAGCGCCTGCTGGCTGCCCTGCACGCTGACGAAGCCGCCAGCCCGCGCGAGCGCCTGACCCCGCCGAAGAGCAACGAAGCACCCAAGGATTACGCGCCCAAGTCTCCGGATGCTCCGGGTACCCTGGACGAAACCTTTGGCCTGAAAGGCAAATACTGA
- a CDS encoding tryptophan--tRNA ligase, whose translation MSTRILTGITTTGTPHLGNYAGAIRPAIVASRASDVDSFYFLADYHALIKCDDPVRIQRSRLEIAATWLACGLDADKATFYRQSDIPEIPELTWLLTCVSAKGLLNRAHAYKASVDKNLENGEDPDAGVTMGLYSYPVLMAADILMFNAHKVPVGRDQIQHVEMARDIGQRFNHLFGAGREYFTLPEAVIEEEVATLPGLDGRKMSKSYDNTIPLFGSARQLKDAIARIVTDSRAPGEPKDPDNSHLFTLYQAFATPAQLAEFRAELLAGLAWGEAKQRLFQLLDNELGEARERYHALIERPSDLEDILLAGAAKARKIATPFLNELREAVGLRSFRAAAQTGGEAKAKKAAKSARFVSFRDEDGSFRFRLLDAEGEQLLLSRSFADGKSAGQVSKRLQSGDELDLRVEGEAFGLWLDDEQVATSPAFADDASRDAAIQRLYTALAPQE comes from the coding sequence ATGAGCACTCGTATCCTTACCGGCATTACCACCACCGGCACGCCGCACCTTGGCAACTACGCAGGCGCCATTCGCCCGGCCATCGTTGCCAGCCGCGCCAGCGACGTCGACTCTTTCTACTTCCTGGCCGACTACCACGCGCTGATCAAGTGCGACGACCCGGTTCGCATCCAGCGTTCGCGCCTGGAGATTGCCGCCACCTGGCTGGCCTGCGGTCTGGATGCCGACAAGGCGACCTTCTACCGCCAGTCCGACATTCCCGAAATTCCCGAGCTGACCTGGCTGCTGACCTGTGTCAGTGCCAAGGGGCTGCTGAACCGCGCCCACGCCTACAAGGCCTCGGTGGACAAGAACCTGGAAAATGGTGAAGACCCGGACGCCGGCGTCACCATGGGCCTGTACAGCTACCCCGTGCTGATGGCTGCAGACATCCTGATGTTCAACGCCCACAAGGTGCCGGTAGGGCGCGACCAGATCCAGCATGTGGAGATGGCGCGCGATATTGGCCAGCGTTTCAACCACCTGTTCGGCGCCGGTCGCGAGTATTTCACCCTGCCTGAAGCGGTGATCGAGGAAGAAGTGGCGACCCTGCCCGGCCTCGATGGCCGCAAGATGTCCAAGAGCTACGACAACACCATTCCTCTGTTCGGCAGTGCCAGGCAACTGAAGGACGCGATCGCACGCATCGTCACCGATTCGCGTGCGCCCGGTGAGCCGAAGGACCCGGACAACTCCCACCTCTTCACGCTTTATCAGGCCTTCGCGACTCCGGCGCAGCTCGCCGAGTTCCGTGCCGAGCTGCTGGCCGGCCTGGCCTGGGGGGAGGCCAAGCAGCGTCTGTTCCAGTTGCTCGACAACGAGCTGGGCGAGGCCCGCGAGCGTTATCACGCCCTGATCGAGCGTCCGTCCGACCTGGAAGACATTCTCCTTGCTGGCGCCGCCAAGGCCCGCAAGATCGCGACCCCCTTCCTCAATGAGTTGCGTGAGGCGGTGGGCCTGCGTTCCTTCCGCGCGGCCGCGCAGACGGGTGGCGAGGCCAAGGCGAAGAAGGCAGCCAAGAGCGCTCGTTTCGTCAGCTTCCGTGACGAAGACGGCAGCTTCCGCTTCCGCCTGCTGGATGCCGAGGGCGAGCAATTGCTGCTGTCCCGCTCCTTTGCTGACGGCAAGTCTGCGGGCCAGGTCAGCAAGCGCCTGCAGTCCGGGGATGAGCTGGATCTGCGTGTCGAAGGTGAAGCCTTTGGCCTCTGGCTCGACGACGAACAGGTGGCGACCAGCCCGGCCTTTGCCGATGATGCTTCCCGCGACGCGGCCATCCAGCGCCTTTACACAGCCCTCGCACCCCAGGAATAA
- the zapE gene encoding cell division protein ZapE produces the protein MTPLERYQADLKRPDFFHDAAQETAVRHLQRLYDDLIADDRSKPGLLGSLFGKKRQGPVKGLYFWGGVGRGKTYLVDTFYDALPFKQKMRTHFHRFMKRVHEEMKTLKGEKNPLTIIGKRFADEARVICFDEFFVSDITDAMILATLLEELFKNGVSLVATSNIVPDGLYKDGLQRARFLPAIALLKEHTDIVNVDSGVDYRLRALEQAELFHFPLDAEAEASLSRSFKSLLPDCTMAQENEALMIENREIRAVRVCEDVAWFEFRELCDGPRSQNDYIELGKIFHAVILANVEQMGVAKDDMARRFINLVDEFYDRNVKLIISAEVELKDLYSGGRLNFEFQRTLSRLLEMQSHEFLSRPHKP, from the coding sequence ATGACTCCCCTCGAGCGCTACCAGGCCGATCTCAAGCGGCCGGATTTTTTCCACGATGCCGCGCAGGAAACTGCTGTTCGCCACTTGCAGCGACTGTATGACGACCTGATCGCCGACGACCGCAGCAAACCCGGTTTGCTGGGCAGCCTGTTTGGCAAGAAGCGTCAGGGTCCGGTGAAGGGCCTTTACTTCTGGGGTGGCGTAGGTCGCGGCAAGACCTACCTGGTGGATACCTTCTACGACGCACTGCCGTTCAAGCAGAAGATGCGTACCCACTTCCACCGCTTCATGAAGCGCGTCCATGAGGAGATGAAGACCCTCAAGGGCGAGAAGAACCCGTTGACCATCATCGGCAAGCGTTTCGCCGACGAGGCGCGGGTGATCTGCTTCGACGAATTCTTCGTCTCCGACATCACTGACGCCATGATCCTGGCCACGCTGCTGGAAGAGCTGTTCAAGAACGGCGTGAGCCTTGTGGCGACCTCCAACATCGTTCCGGATGGCCTCTACAAGGACGGTCTGCAACGTGCCCGCTTCCTGCCGGCCATCGCGCTGCTCAAGGAGCACACGGACATCGTCAACGTCGACAGCGGCGTGGATTACCGCCTGCGTGCACTTGAGCAGGCCGAGCTGTTCCACTTCCCGCTGGACGCCGAGGCCGAGGCCAGCCTGAGCCGCAGCTTCAAGAGCTTGCTGCCGGACTGCACCATGGCGCAGGAAAATGAAGCGCTGATGATCGAAAACCGCGAGATCCGCGCGGTGCGTGTCTGCGAAGACGTTGCCTGGTTCGAGTTCCGCGAACTCTGCGACGGCCCGCGTAGCCAGAATGATTACATCGAACTGGGCAAGATCTTCCACGCAGTGATCCTCGCCAATGTCGAGCAGATGGGCGTGGCCAAGGACGACATGGCGCGGCGCTTCATCAACCTGGTGGATGAGTTCTACGACCGCAACGTGAAGCTGATCATTTCCGCCGAGGTGGAGTTGAAGGATCTGTACTCCGGTGGCCGCCTGAACTTCGAGTTCCAGCGCACGCTGAGCCGTCTGTTGGAGATGCAGTCCCACGAGTTCCTCTCGCGGCCGCACAAGCCCTGA
- a CDS encoding transposase → MGYIQGEGRQQSSLFPPTLDELVPEDHLVRVIEAYVARLDLQALGFSKAQPQKTGRPPYDPADLLKLYLYGYFQRIRSSRRLEAECQRNVEVMWLLGRLAPDFKAIADFHKDNGAAFQARDDAGITAFVPPNRGVNNQGGDTPLFDREAFTCDAASDRYQCPAGQWLPLKQVSGTQRIYAARTDCSACPLQPQCTKAKRRYLTRHAHEAALARMQQRMQVRPEMMVRRRAIVEHPFGNLKQWILGNGRFLLRQLHGASTEMALAVQAYNLKRAIQVLGAGRLIELMD, encoded by the coding sequence ATGGGCTACATCCAGGGCGAGGGGCGCCAGCAGAGCAGCCTGTTTCCACCGACGCTGGACGAACTGGTTCCCGAGGACCATCTGGTGCGGGTGATCGAGGCCTATGTGGCCCGATTGGATTTGCAGGCCTTGGGCTTCAGCAAGGCGCAACCGCAGAAGACCGGTCGTCCGCCCTACGACCCGGCGGACCTGCTCAAGCTCTACCTGTACGGCTACTTTCAGCGCATTCGCTCCTCGCGGCGGCTGGAGGCCGAGTGCCAGCGCAATGTCGAGGTCATGTGGCTGTTGGGCCGGTTGGCGCCGGACTTCAAGGCCATCGCCGATTTTCACAAGGACAATGGCGCGGCCTTCCAGGCGCGTGACGACGCGGGCATCACTGCGTTTGTGCCGCCGAATCGGGGCGTCAACAACCAGGGCGGCGACACGCCGCTGTTTGACCGCGAGGCCTTTACCTGCGACGCGGCAAGCGACCGGTACCAGTGCCCGGCGGGCCAGTGGCTGCCGCTCAAGCAGGTGAGCGGTACGCAGCGCATTTACGCGGCCCGAACCGATTGCAGCGCCTGCCCGTTGCAGCCGCAGTGCACGAAAGCCAAGCGCCGGTACCTTACCCGCCATGCTCATGAAGCGGCTTTGGCGCGCATGCAGCAGCGGATGCAGGTGCGGCCGGAGATGATGGTCAGGCGCCGAGCCATCGTCGAACACCCCTTCGGCAACCTGAAGCAGTGGATCCTGGGCAATGGCCGCTTCCTGCTGCGCCAGTTGCACGGTGCCAGCACGGAAATGGCCTTGGCAGTGCAAGCCTATAACCTGAAACGAGCCATTCAGGTACTCGGTGCTGGTCGGTTGATCGAGTTGATGGACTGA
- a CDS encoding GlxA family transcriptional regulator, with product MASLRFGKLQGQGLTPAFETHLVSPDGRPVGSFSEVRVPVDGPLDAAEIIIIPAFWGDFDALLARYPQVCEWLRVRHAAGSVICGEATGVFWIAQAGLLDGKEATTYWRFFREFAERFPNVLLNQDKHLSDADNLYCAGGVTSACDLYIYLIERFCGAGIAQAVARDILYEVQRSYTPGRIGFGGQKLHQDMTILQIQQWLEEHFADKFRFEDVARDHGMSIRNFMRRFQAATGDKPLHYLQRLRIETAKGLLSATRKSIKTISYEVGYDDASFFARLFRQHTQLSPNQYRRQYQQKGE from the coding sequence ATGGCCAGCCTGCGCTTCGGCAAGCTGCAGGGCCAGGGCCTCACCCCCGCATTCGAAACACACCTGGTCAGCCCGGACGGACGGCCAGTCGGCAGCTTCAGCGAAGTACGCGTCCCTGTCGACGGTCCGCTGGACGCTGCGGAAATCATCATCATCCCCGCCTTCTGGGGCGACTTCGATGCCCTGCTCGCCCGTTATCCACAGGTCTGCGAATGGCTACGGGTACGCCACGCCGCAGGCAGCGTCATCTGCGGCGAGGCCACCGGAGTGTTCTGGATTGCCCAGGCAGGCCTGCTGGACGGCAAGGAAGCAACCACCTACTGGCGCTTCTTCCGCGAATTCGCCGAGCGCTTCCCCAACGTGCTGCTGAACCAGGACAAACACCTTTCGGACGCCGACAACCTCTATTGCGCGGGCGGCGTAACCTCGGCCTGCGACCTCTACATCTACCTGATCGAGCGCTTCTGCGGTGCAGGCATCGCCCAGGCGGTGGCCCGCGACATCCTCTATGAGGTGCAACGCAGCTACACGCCCGGTCGCATAGGCTTCGGCGGGCAGAAGCTCCATCAGGACATGACCATCCTGCAGATCCAGCAATGGCTGGAAGAACACTTCGCCGACAAATTCCGCTTCGAAGACGTGGCCCGCGACCACGGCATGAGCATCCGCAACTTCATGCGGCGCTTCCAGGCCGCCACCGGCGACAAGCCCCTGCACTACCTGCAGCGGTTACGCATTGAAACGGCCAAAGGGCTGCTCTCCGCCACCCGCAAGAGCATCAAGACCATCAGTTACGAAGTGGGCTACGACGACGCCAGTTTCTTCGCCCGACTGTTTCGACAGCACACCCAGCTCTCACCGAACCAGTACCGGCGCCAGTACCAGCAGAAAGGCGAGTGA
- the rplM gene encoding 50S ribosomal protein L13, translating into MKTFTAKPETVKRDWYVVDAAGQTLGRLATEIASRLRGKHKPEYTPHVDTGDYIVVINAEQVRVTGAKTTDKMYYSHSGFPGGIKEINFEKLIAKAPERVIETAVKGMLPKNPLGRDMYRKLKVYKGAVHPHTAQQPQELKI; encoded by the coding sequence ATGAAGACTTTTACTGCAAAACCGGAAACTGTTAAGCGCGACTGGTACGTCGTCGACGCTGCAGGTCAGACCCTGGGTCGTCTGGCCACCGAAATTGCCAGCCGTCTGCGTGGCAAGCACAAGCCGGAATACACTCCGCACGTTGATACCGGTGACTACATCGTCGTCATCAATGCCGAGCAGGTTCGTGTGACCGGTGCCAAGACCACCGACAAGATGTACTACTCTCACTCCGGCTTCCCGGGTGGCATCAAGGAGATCAACTTCGAGAAGCTGATCGCCAAGGCCCCTGAGCGCGTGATCGAGACCGCGGTTAAAGGCATGCTGCCGAAAAACCCGCTGGGCCGCGACATGTATCGCAAGCTGAAGGTGTACAAGGGTGCTGTTCACCCGCACACCGCTCAGCAGCCCCAAGAACTGAAGATTTAA